Genomic DNA from Salvia miltiorrhiza cultivar Shanhuang (shh) chromosome 1, IMPLAD_Smil_shh, whole genome shotgun sequence:
ACAATGTTACTATTGTTACGTATGATTACTCAAAGCGCACACACGAATAATAGTTgcggaattttattttttattattaatgaaatttttatttgatgttTTTGTTTATTAATCTTCCACTTTGAATATTCCAACAGTAcctttataaaatttaattttttttcttcaagtattaataatttctaGTCGTCCCACCGaagttttaaaattttggaatttcTCCCACTACAAAATAAAGTTGCTAATAGTGATTTGagatttgataatttatattcGTGTCAGTAAAATTTAGTGGCGTTTGAAAATGTACCTATTACTGATTAGTTATATAATCAAATGTCATTAATTTTTGTGACATACATATCACTAGTGAATTCTTTTTTGTAGTGTCTATAGTGTGTATTAATGTAGATCTTTTGAGTTTTGAGTAACAAAAGTGTATAATAATATGTAGCATGCAAATTGATTGCAAATACGGAGAATTAAATTTGTGTTTAAATTCACTCCATTTTATATTAAGTGTTTGGTTCaacaatgaaaataaattattagcaagggattcatttgtttttttttctccgCTATTTTGAAGGGTAACAAATTGAGTTACCCTCAAATAAGAGTAATGATTAACTCTATTTTGACGGGTTTTTTTCCATGACCTATAGGCTTGCATATAGCAAAAAGCCAATGTTTCAAAAGCGGcaatatgtaaataatttatagtatttCCTTCATCCTTCAAATAACTTTTTAGTAGGGAGATGTGTtatttgtgtgcgtgtgttcgCCTACGTAGCGATAAGAGGTTAatgtcttgggttcgagtccttcATCGCGCggtctttaaaatttctttatttacttgtgtaatttatcaaaaaaaaatgtattatttactttaaaatataatactagCATTTATAATTTGTTAAGATGActgaataaatcaaataaaaataaagaataatttatttttttaatcactttttttttttaatttattctccTTTTGTCTCCAATGGGACACCAAGCTGTGCGAACTCCTGtttgtgaacagtgaggtctaggGTTCAAACTCCACAGTTCTCCCTCCccaagtaataaaaaaaattaataaatcaagtaaaaagtagaatagtaaaaaaaaacaagataAGTATATTGTACCATTATACGTGTACGatactaattaattatgtaCTGCATGTATTTAATAATATGTTGAGGCCAGTTGTCCAGTATATTCAATTATCATCTTGTCAACATGTTCGATTATCTTCTATCAGATCCAGGATTTGCGTTCctaatattcatatataattgcatcaaaaaaaaaaaaactaattaattcaaaaaaaaaattgcattatCTAATTAGAAAGCATTAGTTTTTCACCAATTGTAATTCTCAATTCATATATCCCATAACTGTTGGATTATTTAATTTGGCACAGTTAATTATATACTATAACAAACTCGAGTTGTGATTCAAATTCACGACTTTCAGCTATGAATTAACAGTACCACTAGGCCATATATGTAGATACATGCAGTAAATCATTAATTCTAACCACCAAAAGAATTCGATTAAAATATCTCTTATATTCCTTCGAGGACTTTTCCTAGCTAGCTAGCTCAATAATCGacttataaaaagaaaaatactccTCCTTGAAAATTTCAACTTATTAACATATCTCGTCTCCATATTATAGATTCCATATCATTTTGCTATATACATTTGATGGAGAAAAACAAAGAGCTAACAATGCCAACTCTAAATCTCCTTTCAATTTTAATCTTTATTGTTTCATCCATTAATGCAGGAGCGGCTCATGCccaactcaatcatcaaaaTTCATGGGCgaagagagtggagagaggaaATGAGGTAACAACCACTCTCCAATTCTACTTCCACAACATACCTAGCGGGCCGGGCCCAACATCGGTGAGGATAGCCGAAGCAGCCCAAACCAACCGCTCGCGCACTTTTTTCGGAGCTCTAATGATGATTGACGATCCGCTGACCGTGGGGCCCGACCCATCTTCGAGGATTATGGGTCGGGCCCAGGGCCTAATGGGGTCGGCCGGGCTTAACAAGTTCACCCTTATCATGGCCGTTAGTTATGtgtttaccgacggaatatacAATGGTAGCTCGTTTAGCCTTCTTAGTATCAACGAGGTGTTGCGGCCGGCTCAAGAGATGGCCGTCGTCGGTGGGACCGGGCTTTTCCGGCTGGCCCGTGGGTATGTGGTTGCGCGAACGCACTCGATCGATGCCATGAGTGTAGCTATTGTTGAATACAATGTTACAATTGTTACGTATGATTATTCAGAGCACCCACACGAGTGATGGTTATGGATTTCCATTTGATGTTTCTGTTTATTAATTTTCCACTTTGAATAATCATATAGTATCATTAGGAATTTaaatttctttgttttcttaGAAGGCATTTTCTTTGGAGGATTAatattgatagataaaaatagtaaagataatctctttttttatttagatgaATTGAAACTTAATTTGAGATATTCTAAGGTCCttaattgattatttctatcatttaagcttagttttgcttgattcttattctattaaaatagtgaaattggagaaatcctattatttaagataaaaatactcatgAATATTCATGCATTTTATCAATCACGTAAAGAAACCGGCGCcggaattattttaaaattttggaatctttatatatataaaaagcaaagtaaatgtaatttaattcaattacaagggtgtaattggaattggagtgaaaaaatatatatatataccatgtTGATAAAACTACCGAAAATTAGCCTAAAAAAAAGAACTACCAAAAATTGTGATTAAGCAAAAAATTGCCCAACTTTCATCTTAGTATTTTTGTAAATTcagttttaaattttaatttcatccttttttttctcattttgttgataaaacatatttttctcattttcatgaaattatattttagataaaatatgcaatatacatcttaaataAAAGGTCATGAAAttacctttaatttgatatatagtATGTAGAAAAGAGAAATTAAATGAGCAAGTTGtaataatttaaagttttaacatattaaaaGTTTATATTTAAGAAGAGATATTTTCCTTAAAATGAGGAACCGTATTTTAactcttttaaatttttttagaattaatattttaaaatttcaaattatatatttaaattttatttatattaaaaacatattattaatattacattatgtaattattataaaatcgtatcatattataaattacaattattTTAAGAAACACTAAGTAAATAATCTTATCCaactaattgaaaattaaattatttttaaaattataaattactaTCTATgtacacgtactttctcaaatTATCAgccaattaattttttatataaatcttTCTTAAAATTGTATAAATCATTCTTAAACCATACTacgcataaaaataaaaaagtggatattttttaCACCAAATTCATAATGTTACATAGCAACTTCATACACAACTTATTTTATGCGATAAATCTGGTTCAATTTGTGTAACTATAGAAACTCACTATATAAGTGAtacaatatctatatatagacacatgttatatttttgtataattacatttgtaatattaaaatattagatcagTTAGCAAAAACTGATTTTGGCATcgaattttaattattgcaGATTTTGCGCGAGTCTAAATTCAACGCGCATAGCGCATAAGATACACTAGTTTCTCTAAAGAGCTACGAGCTTATGTGTATTAAAATATCTTTGAGTAACAAAAGTGTGTAACTATATGTATTATGCTTAATTGATTTgcaaatattatatttgtatataaaCTCACTTAATTTTATACATTTAAGATCCTTTAAAACATGCTCACATTTCTGATCAATGTCAAAACCCTTACACTTTCAAATTCTTTCTCTGGGTACACCTTATAaactaatttatattaattttacgAATAGTCTTCTAATATTTATGTAGTGAGTAATATTCTTATGAGaccaattaaatacttcaaGTTTGAAATCCACCAATACTTTGTAGATCAAGCCAGTCGCATCAAATTTTTCTAGCGTTACAATGGTTATGGCCTAAAGTTAAAgattttgggttcgagtccaACATGACGCggtttttacattttttatttaatactgttaatttatcaaaaaaataaaaattcctaTAATATTGTTTATTATAGGTTATACTCGTCATAAAATGAA
This window encodes:
- the LOC131005603 gene encoding dirigent protein 23-like → MEKNKELTMPTLNLLSILIFIVSSINAGAAHAQLNHQNSWAKRVERGNEVTTTLQFYFHNIPSGPGPTSVRIAEAAQTNRSRTFFGALMMIDDPLTVGPDPSSRIMGRAQGLMGSAGLNKFTLIMAVSYVFTDGIYNGSSFSLLSINEVLRPAQEMAVVGGTGLFRLARGYVVARTHSIDAMSVAIVEYNVTIVTYDYSEHPHE